One Candidatus Polarisedimenticolia bacterium genomic region harbors:
- a CDS encoding response regulator, with protein MPRETPFLSNLPRDLGKALVVDDEPVIRSLYAEVLQAMGFTVETAADGVEGVERLKESGYNLIISDIRMPRMTGIEFLLKSGSVRPGSQHRFIFTTGLLDSLNAHEYMIATERPCIMKPARVDNIQQTILEFLRSHGAGTS; from the coding sequence ATGCCTCGAGAAACCCCCTTTCTTTCCAACCTTCCGCGCGATCTCGGAAAAGCGCTGGTGGTCGACGACGAGCCGGTGATCCGCAGCCTCTACGCCGAGGTGCTTCAAGCGATGGGCTTCACGGTCGAGACGGCGGCGGACGGGGTGGAAGGGGTCGAGCGCCTCAAAGAGAGCGGCTATAACCTGATCATCTCGGACATCCGCATGCCGAGGATGACCGGGATCGAATTCCTCCTGAAATCGGGATCGGTCCGCCCGGGCTCGCAGCATCGCTTCATCTTCACGACCGGGCTTCTCGACAGCCTGAACGCCCACGAGTACATGATCGCCACCGAGCGCCCGTGCATCATGAAGCCGGCGCGCGTCGACAACATCCAGCAGACGATTCTCGAATTCCTGCGCAGCCACGGCGCCGGGACGTCCTGA
- a CDS encoding PEP/pyruvate-binding domain-containing protein encodes MKRPFLFLEEIGEQDLDEAGGKGVGLARLAALGIAVPRAFVTPASFFEEIRSRSPDDPEPERLARQVPAPVREALEASLDALGAAPEGFAVRSSAVQEDSATASFAGIHESFLRVARGDVLPALFRCWASAFTERALLYRRDRALSTDPSAIRMAVIVQIMLRPSVSGILFTRAAGSPGGDLVVEAVAGSGERLAQGRDRPERLRLPRGSGSPAGDRTASGLLSSGALEEIRRAALAAESAWRVPLDIEWALEGERLHLLQARPVVGDSAAAATRRSATPLAEDTLWTRANMRELLPDLPSELFLSLLERVDWRECYRRLGTEMPEGTLVRAIEGRPYFNLSLIGAMMAKFGLSYDRFARWIGHGEEVAEAAEPAARPFRALLLHPAAHLRAFLRQRRMPAEARRFFDRVHARTRQLSAEDPAAATDARILEACRELEASSRDFIYFLMAGFNRVTSKMLALELLLPRRASGARLVNAVVPAGEKNISVRQGLDLLRLAQLSRREGRTLQYLLEGKDDFRGYEKELEGTFFLPAFQDYLRRYGHRGIQETDPAMPLYRDAPGFLLKTIGAAGEDPRSPDPETLARRQEETAARAWRDLRRDLSPAERLVPVRSLLLRAAVRDLKEAIALRERIRFEGMRVAAELRRFLREAGRRLRARDLLGDSTDLFLLRLEEIEAVLSGRADGTQFPDIIRRRREERSRREAIPMPNLLRESEIGNLAARQPLHPAGRGTFQGLPVGPGRIEGRVVVLEGPHQVDRVRRGDILVAPALDPSWIPLFTLASGLVVEMGGTLSHGSIIAREYGLPTVVNLPGITRALKSGDRILLDGSTGLVRRLET; translated from the coding sequence ATGAAGCGGCCCTTCCTGTTCCTGGAGGAGATCGGCGAGCAGGACCTCGACGAGGCGGGCGGAAAAGGGGTGGGGCTCGCCCGCCTGGCGGCGCTCGGGATCGCAGTGCCCCGCGCCTTCGTGACGCCCGCCTCGTTCTTCGAGGAGATCCGCTCGCGGTCCCCCGATGATCCGGAGCCGGAAAGGCTGGCGCGGCAGGTCCCCGCGCCCGTTCGGGAGGCTCTCGAAGCGTCTCTCGACGCGCTGGGCGCGGCCCCGGAAGGGTTCGCGGTGCGCTCCTCCGCCGTCCAGGAGGACTCCGCCACGGCCTCCTTCGCCGGGATCCACGAGTCGTTTCTCCGAGTGGCGCGCGGCGACGTCCTGCCGGCCCTTTTCCGCTGCTGGGCCTCGGCGTTCACCGAGCGGGCGCTGCTCTACCGGCGCGATCGAGCGCTTTCGACCGATCCCTCCGCCATCCGCATGGCGGTGATCGTCCAGATCATGCTGCGTCCCTCGGTCTCCGGAATCCTGTTCACGCGCGCCGCGGGATCGCCCGGCGGCGATCTGGTCGTCGAAGCGGTGGCGGGAAGCGGCGAGCGTCTGGCGCAAGGGAGGGACCGCCCCGAGCGGCTCCGCCTGCCGCGCGGGTCGGGATCGCCCGCCGGCGACCGGACTGCCTCGGGGCTGCTTTCCTCCGGCGCCCTCGAGGAGATTCGGCGCGCCGCGCTGGCGGCGGAGTCGGCGTGGCGCGTTCCTCTCGACATCGAATGGGCCCTGGAAGGAGAGCGCCTGCATCTGCTCCAGGCGCGCCCGGTCGTGGGCGATTCCGCCGCCGCGGCTACCCGGCGCTCCGCGACCCCGCTTGCCGAAGACACCCTCTGGACTCGGGCCAACATGCGGGAGCTGCTTCCCGACCTGCCCTCGGAGCTGTTCCTGTCGCTGCTCGAGCGGGTCGACTGGCGGGAATGCTACCGCCGCCTGGGGACCGAGATGCCCGAAGGGACGCTCGTCCGCGCCATCGAGGGGCGTCCCTATTTCAACCTGTCGCTCATCGGCGCGATGATGGCGAAGTTCGGGCTTTCCTACGACCGGTTCGCCCGCTGGATCGGGCATGGCGAGGAAGTGGCGGAAGCGGCCGAGCCGGCGGCCCGTCCCTTCCGGGCGCTGCTGCTTCATCCGGCGGCCCACCTGCGGGCCTTCCTGCGCCAGAGGCGGATGCCGGCCGAGGCGCGGCGGTTCTTCGATCGGGTCCATGCCCGGACGCGGCAATTGAGCGCGGAGGATCCGGCGGCCGCCACCGACGCGCGAATCCTGGAGGCTTGCCGGGAACTGGAGGCGAGCAGCCGTGATTTCATCTACTTCCTCATGGCGGGATTCAATCGGGTCACGTCGAAGATGCTCGCGCTGGAGCTCCTGCTGCCGCGGCGCGCGAGCGGCGCGCGGCTGGTCAATGCCGTGGTCCCGGCCGGGGAGAAGAACATCTCCGTCCGGCAGGGACTGGACCTCCTGCGGCTGGCGCAGCTCTCGAGGCGGGAGGGGAGGACCCTGCAATACCTGCTGGAGGGGAAGGACGACTTTCGCGGTTACGAAAAGGAGCTCGAAGGGACGTTTTTTCTCCCCGCTTTCCAGGATTACCTACGCCGGTACGGTCATCGAGGGATCCAGGAGACCGATCCCGCGATGCCCCTGTACCGGGATGCTCCCGGCTTCCTGCTGAAGACGATCGGGGCCGCCGGAGAGGATCCGCGGTCGCCCGATCCCGAGACGCTGGCGCGCCGCCAGGAGGAGACCGCCGCCCGGGCGTGGCGCGATCTCCGCAGGGACCTTTCCCCCGCCGAGCGGCTCGTCCCGGTGCGCTCCCTGCTGCTCCGGGCGGCCGTCCGGGACCTCAAGGAGGCGATCGCGCTGCGGGAGCGGATCCGCTTCGAAGGGATGCGGGTCGCGGCGGAGCTGAGGCGGTTCCTGCGCGAGGCGGGCCGGCGGCTGCGCGCGCGCGACCTGCTGGGCGACTCCACCGACCTGTTTCTGCTGCGCCTCGAGGAGATCGAAGCGGTCCTCTCCGGCCGGGCGGACGGAACGCAATTTCCCGACATCATCCGCCGGCGGCGGGAAGAGCGGAGCCGCCGGGAGGCGATCCCCATGCCCAACCTCCTCCGGGAGTCGGAGATTGGCAACCTCGCCGCCCGGCAGCCGCTCCACCCGGCCGGGCGGGGCACCTTTCAGGGGCTGCCGGTCGGGCCCGGCCGGATCGAAGGTCGGGTCGTGGTCCTGGAGGGCCCCCACCAGGTCGACCGGGTGCGGCGCGGCGACATTCTGGTGGCCCCCGCCTTGGATCCCTCCTGGATCCCGCTTTTCACGCTGGCCTCCGGCTTGGTCGTGGAAATGGGCGGCACCCTGTCGCACGGCTCGATCATCGCCCGTGAATACGGCTTGCCGACGGTCGTCAACCTGCCCGGGATCACGCGCGCCCTGAAAAGCGGCGACCGCATCCTGCTCGACGGCAGCACCGGACTCGTCCGCCGGCTGGAAACCTGA